In Aegilops tauschii subsp. strangulata cultivar AL8/78 chromosome 3, Aet v6.0, whole genome shotgun sequence, one genomic interval encodes:
- the LOC109757922 gene encoding protein RICE SALT SENSITIVE 3, with translation MVGSGAAGGGGGDHARSKEAAGMMALHEALRNVCLNSDWTYSVFWTIRPRPRCRGGNGCKVGDDNGSLMLMWEDGFCRPRMAECLEDMEGEDPVRKAFSKMSIQLYNYGEGLMGKVASDKCHKWVFKEPSECEPNIANYWQSSFDALPTEWTDQFASGIQTIAVIQAGHGLLQLGSCKIIPEDLHFVLRMRHMFESLGYQSGFFLSQLFSSSRGASSAPSFPLKQPPPARPPPQLFNWPGQPQLSHAAASPLFPPGPAAFHPSARSSMPHYPGGGGGKDESHMYHLAPSQHGKPPHMDEHHQHQQQMQPGETPDGDLKWPNGLSFFTALTGRSDDSKLLYGGPGGGGGGADDGKPAQEAQTGHGGAENVEEYLSLESHSNKARRMENTQSAKFKRSFTLPARMSSSNSPSPSVSASTGPAPQQQQQQGMEYRAQHEGSVYSDLMETFLE, from the exons ATGGTGGGCTCGGGGGCGGcaggagggggaggaggggatCATGCGCGGAGCAAAGAGGCCGCGGGGATGATGGCGCTCCACGAGGCGCTCCGCAACGTCTGCCTCAACTCGGACTGGACTTACTCCGTCTTCTGGACCATCCGTCCTCGCCC GCGGTGCCGCGGCGGCAACGGGTGCAAGGTCGGCGACGACAACGGCAGCCT GATGCTGATGTGGGAGGACGGGTTCTGCCGGCCGCGGATGGCGGAGTGCCTGGAGGACATGGAGGGCGAGGACCCGGTGCGCAAGGCCTTCAGCAAGATGTCCATCCAGCTCTACAACTACGGAGAAGG GCTGATGGGAAAGGTGGCATCTGATAAGTGTCACAAATGGGTCTTCAAGGAACCTTCTGAATGCGAGCCCAACATCGCCAACTACTGGCAGAGCTCTTTTGATGCC CTTCCTACGGAATGGACTGACCAGTTCGCCTCAGGCATCCAG ACAATCGCTGTGATTCAAGCTGGCCATGGCCTCCTGCAGCTGGGTTCCTGCAAGATC ATACCGGAGGACCTGCACTTCGTGCTGCGGATGCGACACATGTTCGAGTCACTGGGCTACcagtcgggcttcttcctctcgcaGCTCTTCTCCTCCTCCCGGGGCGCCTCGTCCGCGCCGTCCTTCCCGCTCAAGCAGCCGCCGCCGGCGCGCCCGCCCCCGCAGCTCTTCAACTGGCCGGGCCAGCCGCAGCTctcccacgccgccgcgtcgcccCTGTTCCCGCCGGGGCCGGCCGCGTTCCACCCGTCCGCGCGGTCGTCGATGCCGCATTacccgggcggcgggggcggcaagGACGAGAGCCACATGTACCACCTCGCGCCGTCGCAGCATGGCAAGCCGCCGCACATGGACGAACACCACCAGCACCAGCAGCAGATGCAGCCCGGGGAGACGCCCGACGGCGACCTCAAGTGGCCCAACGGGCTGTCCTTCTTCACCGCGCTCACCGGGCGCTCAGATGACTCGAAGCTTTTGTACGGCGGCcccggcggaggaggaggcggcgcagACGATGGGAAGCCAGCGCAGGAGGCGCAGACGGGGCACGGCGGCGCGGAGAACGTGGAGGAGTACCTGAGCCTGGAGAGCCACTCGAACAAGGCGAGGAGGATGGAGAACACCCAGAGCGCCAAGTTCAAGAGGAGCTTCACGTTGCCGGCGAGGATGAGCTCGTCCAACTCGCCGTCCCCGTCGGTGTCGGCGTCGACGGGGCCGGcgccgcagcagcagcagcagcaagggatGGAGTACCGAGCGCAGCACGAGGGCAGCGTCTACTCGGACCTCATGGAGACGTTCTTGGAGTAG